A single genomic interval of Notolabrus celidotus isolate fNotCel1 chromosome 13, fNotCel1.pri, whole genome shotgun sequence harbors:
- the sytl3 gene encoding synaptotagmin-like protein 3, producing the protein MDLSLLHALEREQVLEVLRRDKQLRIIEEDRIRRMKYDLQELRRRGAKSFTRQYGERTCARCQRPLGKFWNAGAVCHGCSHRICSRCRVGVGAEDWKCTVCHAYREVKIRSGEWFLEQRALKFAVTTDKFETVGENLLKTFNVLSHISVVPPTPPPYMEFPFLSRSGDLKYSKPFNKSMEDLMVSATTHIKKISTSQNDLLRVDDGRRGSCFTCSTQKSLSDTDIHKSKLLFKVPSLPNLFKKSKDSDQESSSTGAEEETSFGSEYSGGHRGSSSSISSLFENTSVSGDLELALYYNTKSSCLEITVSACRGLTYGDAKKKKCHPYVKLYVLPEKSNKMKTAVKKYTTDPVFNEVLKYHIERPLLFGKRLRASVWHSGTLKRKVFLGEVLIPLDGWRFEDKTAQRFNWYPLCPKSESPEGGAVEQD; encoded by the exons ATGGATTTAAGTTTGCTTCATGCTCTGGAGAGAGAACAAGTGCTTGAGGTCCTTCGGAGGGACAAGCAGCTGCGTATTATTGAAGAGGACAGGATAAG GAGGATGAAATACGACCTGCAGGAACTTCGCCGTAGAGGTGCGAAGAGTTTCACACGGCAGTACGGAGAGCGGACCTGCGCACGCTGCCAGAGGCCATTGGGAAAGTTCTGGAACGCGGGCGCAGTCTGCCACGGCTGCAGCCACCGTATCTGCAGCAGGTGTCGCGTGGGCGTGGGAGCAGAGGACTGGAAGTGTACGGTCTGCCACGCCTACAG GGAGGTGAAGATCAGGTCTGGGGAGTGGTTCTTGGAGCAGCGGGCACTCAAATTTGCTGTCACCACAG ACAAATTTGAGACGGTTggggagaatcttttaaagacCTTCAATGTGCTGAG TCACATATCGGTTGTACCTCCCACTCCTCCACCTTACATGGAATTCCCGTTTCTGAGCAGATCTGGG GATTTGAAATACTCAAAACCCTTCAACAAATCGATGGAAGATCTGATGGTTTCTGCCACCACTCACATTAAAA AGATTTCCACATCACAGAATGACCTGCTGAGAGTAGACGATGGCCGGAGAGGTTCATGCTTCACCTGCAGTACCCAGAAGAGTCTGTCCGACACGGACATCCACAAATCAAAACTT CTCTTCAAAGTCCCCAGTCTTCCAAATCTGTTCAAGAAAAGCAAAGACAGTGACCAGGAAAGTTCCTCCACGGGggcagaagaagaaacttcctTTGGTTCTGAGTACTCGGGAGGACACAGA ggcagcagcagcagcatcagcagcctcTTTGAGAACACCAGTGTCTCAGGAGACCTGGAGCTCGCTCTGTACTACAACACCAAGTCCTCCTGTCTGGAGATCACAGTCAGCGCCTGCAGAGGTCTCACCTACGGAGatgccaagaagaagaagtgccACCC aTACGTCAAACTCTATGTGCTGCCAGAAAAGAGTAACAAAATGAAGACAGCCGTCAAGAAGTACACAACTGATCCGGTTTTTAATGAAGTTTTAAAG TATCACATTgagcgccccctgctgtttGGAAAGAGACTACGAGCCTCTGTGTGGCATTCAGGAACCCTGAAGAGGAAGGTGTTTCTCGGTGAGGTCCTGATCCCGCTGGACGGCTGGAGGTTCGAGGACAAGACCGCCCAGCGCTTCAACTGGTACCCGCTCTGTCCAAAG TCTGAGAGTCCAGAGGGGGGCGCTGTGGAGCAGGACTAA